One Prunus dulcis chromosome 8, ALMONDv2, whole genome shotgun sequence DNA window includes the following coding sequences:
- the LOC117638178 gene encoding pre-mRNA-splicing factor syf2 isoform X1, giving the protein MSDEGRVHPDCRNASNPYHECSEYCFTVIAEAKARMDQNQSEDVQASGGSGKSNSEAAEQEEYVHNEKPDSEEHADDGDDHPEENMEGDFTKFTGRKKKLWELRMKMNKARKDNQTDITAEKKRLEPPQESRGISKQKWLEERKKRIGKLLDANNLDMKSAYMLDTQEMAEAKYKKWEKDPAPAGWDVFNQKTLYDAYKKRTKNIEIDLEEYNRMKEADPEFYREASSLQYGKAPKISDDKIDKMVKELKDREEKKKSFSRRRRFHDEKDIDSINDRNEHFNKKIERAFGRYTLEIKNNLERGTALPD; this is encoded by the exons ATGTCTGACGAAGGAAGAGTACACCCAGATTGCAGAAATGCATCCAATCCCTACCATGAATGCAGCGAATATTGCTTTACAGTTATTGCCGAAGCTAAGGCTCGAATGGATCAAAACCAATCAG AAGATGTGCAAGCCAGTGGTGGTAGTGGAAAATCCAACTCAGAGGCCGCTGAGCAAGAGGAATATGTACATAATGAAAAACCAGATTCTGAAGAACATgctgatgatggtgatgaccATCCCGAGGAGAATATGGAAGGAGACTTCACAAAGTTCACagggaggaagaaaaaattgtgGGAATTGAGGATGAAGATG AATAAGGCAAGAAAAGACAATCAAACGGATATTAcagctgaaaagaaaagactGGAACCTCCACAAGAGTCCAGGGGCATTTCTAAACAAAAATGGCttgaagagaggaagaaaagaattggCAAACTTCTAGATGCAAATAATTTGGATATGAAAAGCGCGTACATGCTAGACACACAAGAGATGGCAGAGGCAAAATACAAGAAATGGGAAAAGGATCCAGCCCCAGCTGGCTGGGATG TTTTCAATCAGAAAACTCTGTATGATGCATACAAAAAGCGAACAAAGAACATTGAGATTGACTTGGAAGAATACAATAGGATGAAAGAGGCTGATCCAGAGTTCTATCGTGAAGCTTCCAGCCTCCAATATGGGAAG GCTCCAAAGATATCAGATGACAAGATTGATAAGATGGTGAAGGAACTCAAGGATcgggaagagaagaagaagtcaTTTAGCAGGAGGAGGAGGTTCCACGATGAGAAAGATATTGACTCGATCAATGACCGAAATGAGCATTTCAATAAGAAGATTGAGCGAGCCTTTGGTAGATACACACTGGAGATCAAAAACAATCTTGAGCGAGGAACTGCATTGCCTGACTAA
- the LOC117638178 gene encoding pre-mRNA-splicing factor syf2 isoform X2, producing MSDEGRVHPDCRNASNPYHECSEYCFTVIAEAKARMDQNQSDVQASGGSGKSNSEAAEQEEYVHNEKPDSEEHADDGDDHPEENMEGDFTKFTGRKKKLWELRMKMNKARKDNQTDITAEKKRLEPPQESRGISKQKWLEERKKRIGKLLDANNLDMKSAYMLDTQEMAEAKYKKWEKDPAPAGWDVFNQKTLYDAYKKRTKNIEIDLEEYNRMKEADPEFYREASSLQYGKAPKISDDKIDKMVKELKDREEKKKSFSRRRRFHDEKDIDSINDRNEHFNKKIERAFGRYTLEIKNNLERGTALPD from the exons ATGTCTGACGAAGGAAGAGTACACCCAGATTGCAGAAATGCATCCAATCCCTACCATGAATGCAGCGAATATTGCTTTACAGTTATTGCCGAAGCTAAGGCTCGAATGGATCAAAACCAATCAG ATGTGCAAGCCAGTGGTGGTAGTGGAAAATCCAACTCAGAGGCCGCTGAGCAAGAGGAATATGTACATAATGAAAAACCAGATTCTGAAGAACATgctgatgatggtgatgaccATCCCGAGGAGAATATGGAAGGAGACTTCACAAAGTTCACagggaggaagaaaaaattgtgGGAATTGAGGATGAAGATG AATAAGGCAAGAAAAGACAATCAAACGGATATTAcagctgaaaagaaaagactGGAACCTCCACAAGAGTCCAGGGGCATTTCTAAACAAAAATGGCttgaagagaggaagaaaagaattggCAAACTTCTAGATGCAAATAATTTGGATATGAAAAGCGCGTACATGCTAGACACACAAGAGATGGCAGAGGCAAAATACAAGAAATGGGAAAAGGATCCAGCCCCAGCTGGCTGGGATG TTTTCAATCAGAAAACTCTGTATGATGCATACAAAAAGCGAACAAAGAACATTGAGATTGACTTGGAAGAATACAATAGGATGAAAGAGGCTGATCCAGAGTTCTATCGTGAAGCTTCCAGCCTCCAATATGGGAAG GCTCCAAAGATATCAGATGACAAGATTGATAAGATGGTGAAGGAACTCAAGGATcgggaagagaagaagaagtcaTTTAGCAGGAGGAGGAGGTTCCACGATGAGAAAGATATTGACTCGATCAATGACCGAAATGAGCATTTCAATAAGAAGATTGAGCGAGCCTTTGGTAGATACACACTGGAGATCAAAAACAATCTTGAGCGAGGAACTGCATTGCCTGACTAA